A portion of the Candidatus Ruthia endofausta genome contains these proteins:
- the purL gene encoding phosphoribosylformylglycinamidine synthase, with translation MIKTIQHIQALSSFKQDIFNKKIARLGVKLMGTEFVHFSNCENALTSGEVATLERLLSYSTRLEITNSTQIIVIPRLGTISPWSSKASDILHLCGLEKVRRIERGIIYHFDKKITNKKAILSIIMDKMTESALSSIDDAHLIFDNFEPQPLTNIDILAEGKSALERTNAELGLTLSSGEIDYLVASFTKLKRNPTDIELMMFAQANSEHCRHKIFNADWTIDGERQAKSLFSMIRNTYHQHPEGLLSVYSDNSAVMAGYQGGRFYADTKGKYTTSKEHRAILMKVETHNHPTSIAPHSGAATGSGGEIRDEGATGQGSKPKVGLCGFSVSNLNIKNAQQPWEVDYGKPNQIKSALDIMLEGPIGTASFNNEFGRPNTLGYFRTFEQKMPNGDVRGYHKPIMLVGGLGHIQEQHIKKGNIPVGSKIIVLGGPAMLIGLGGGTASSIKSGEQSEDLDFASVQRANPEMQRRAQEVIDSCTNMGKDNPIVSIHDIGAGGLSNGLPELVNDSGRGGQFQLRAIPNDDFKMSPLEIWCNESQERYVLAVEENNLKTFTDICTREQAPFAVLGESTKEQILVLNDELFNNNPINIPMSVLLGNPPKSSINARSTSDHLNALDTSNITIDGAITRLLQLPTIASKNFLITIGDRSVTGLVARDQFVGPWQVPVADCAISLADYTGYQGEIMSLGEKTPLALCNAESAARMTIGEALTNILGGFIEDIHHISLSANWMSASGHTNEDAKLFSAVKTVGMDLCPELGLTVPVGKDSMSMKTSWQEQGENKSVTAPLSLIITAFSKTSDVRLQLTPLLETDQDSELLLIDLGFGKNRMGGSCLAQVYNQVGKDAPNLDDASVFKSFFIAINQLNKDALISAYHDRSDGGIIITLMEMAFASHCGLDITSNGGIEELFNEELGCVIQVKTQNKQAVIDALNHVGLSSCTRKIASINHTDTIEIISNNKIIYTKSRTELQSLWSTTSFEIAKLRDNPDCAKEEFNNISDNTSGIKIDLSFDINQSVSAPYIKTSTKPKIAILREQGINGQIEMGAAFTKAEFDAIDVHMSDILSGKISLTGFKGLVACGGFSYGDVLGAGRGWASSILYNARAKDEFEAFFNRNDSFALGVCNGCQMISNLTDIIPGSKHFPIFKRNTSEQFEARFSSAQIKQSNSIFLKDMAGSIMPIAIAHGEGRASFASQMDKNHLIMQYVDHDGKPTQNYPHNPNGSDFATAGVTNESGQITIMMPHPERVFRAVQNSHHPKKWHERSPWMRMFENARAWVD, from the coding sequence ATGATTAAAACCATTCAACATATTCAAGCATTAAGCAGCTTTAAACAAGATATATTTAATAAAAAAATAGCTCGCCTTGGCGTTAAACTAATGGGCACTGAATTTGTGCATTTTTCAAATTGTGAAAATGCACTAACTAGTGGTGAGGTAGCCACACTTGAAAGGCTTTTAAGTTATAGCACACGTCTTGAAATAACGAACAGCACACAAATTATTGTCATTCCACGTCTTGGCACAATCTCACCTTGGTCGTCAAAGGCGAGTGACATTTTGCATTTGTGCGGACTCGAAAAAGTGCGTCGTATTGAGCGAGGAATTATTTATCATTTTGATAAGAAAATCACAAATAAAAAAGCAATTTTATCTATCATTATGGATAAAATGACTGAGTCAGCACTTAGCTCAATTGATGATGCACATTTAATTTTTGACAACTTTGAGCCTCAACCACTAACAAATATTGATATTTTAGCTGAGGGGAAATCTGCGCTAGAACGTACTAATGCAGAATTGGGTTTGACATTATCGAGTGGAGAAATTGACTATTTGGTGGCTAGTTTTACCAAACTAAAGCGCAATCCTACAGATATTGAATTGATGATGTTTGCACAAGCAAATTCAGAGCATTGTCGGCATAAAATTTTTAATGCAGATTGGACGATTGATGGTGAGCGCCAAGCAAAAAGCCTATTTTCCATGATTCGCAATACTTATCATCAACATCCAGAAGGTTTGTTGAGTGTTTATTCAGACAATTCAGCGGTGATGGCAGGTTATCAAGGTGGACGTTTTTATGCAGACACCAAGGGTAAATACACCACTTCAAAAGAACACCGAGCAATTTTAATGAAAGTTGAAACCCACAACCACCCTACTTCCATTGCACCTCATTCAGGAGCAGCTACAGGCTCTGGCGGGGAAATTCGTGATGAGGGTGCAACGGGTCAAGGCTCCAAGCCTAAAGTAGGTTTATGTGGGTTTAGTGTTTCTAATTTAAACATTAAAAATGCTCAGCAACCTTGGGAGGTTGATTATGGTAAGCCCAATCAAATTAAATCAGCACTTGATATTATGCTTGAAGGGCCAATTGGAACAGCTAGTTTTAATAATGAATTTGGTCGTCCAAACACCTTGGGCTATTTTAGAACTTTTGAGCAAAAAATGCCGAATGGCGACGTACGTGGCTATCACAAGCCAATTATGTTGGTAGGTGGTTTGGGGCACATTCAAGAACAACACATTAAAAAAGGTAACATTCCAGTGGGAAGTAAGATTATCGTTTTAGGTGGTCCAGCAATGTTAATCGGTTTGGGCGGTGGCACGGCATCAAGTATTAAAAGTGGTGAGCAAAGCGAGGATTTAGATTTTGCTTCAGTGCAACGTGCTAATCCTGAAATGCAAAGGCGCGCCCAAGAGGTAATTGATAGTTGCACCAATATGGGTAAAGACAATCCGATTGTTTCTATTCATGATATTGGCGCAGGCGGTTTGTCTAATGGCTTGCCTGAATTAGTGAATGATTCTGGTAGGGGTGGGCAATTCCAATTACGCGCCATTCCAAATGATGATTTTAAAATGTCGCCACTTGAAATTTGGTGTAACGAATCACAAGAGCGCTACGTGTTAGCGGTTGAAGAAAATAACCTTAAAACATTTACAGATATCTGTACTCGTGAGCAGGCGCCTTTTGCGGTATTAGGCGAATCAACCAAGGAACAAATACTTGTCTTAAACGATGAGTTGTTTAACAACAATCCCATTAATATACCCATGAGTGTACTGCTTGGCAATCCACCAAAAAGCAGTATTAATGCACGCTCAACAAGTGATCATCTTAATGCGCTGGATACTAGTAATATCACTATTGATGGTGCTATTACTAGATTATTACAACTCCCAACCATTGCTAGTAAAAATTTCTTAATTACCATTGGTGATAGAAGCGTCACTGGCTTGGTCGCACGCGACCAGTTTGTAGGACCATGGCAAGTACCTGTTGCAGATTGCGCCATATCATTAGCAGACTACACAGGCTATCAAGGCGAAATTATGTCTTTGGGTGAAAAAACACCTTTGGCATTGTGTAATGCTGAATCTGCAGCCAGAATGACAATTGGTGAAGCTTTAACCAATATATTAGGTGGCTTTATAGAAGATATTCACCACATTAGTTTAAGTGCCAACTGGATGAGTGCCAGTGGACATACAAACGAAGACGCAAAATTATTCTCAGCCGTTAAAACTGTGGGCATGGATTTATGTCCAGAATTGGGCTTGACAGTGCCTGTAGGTAAAGACTCAATGAGCATGAAAACCTCATGGCAGGAACAAGGTGAGAATAAATCAGTCACTGCCCCACTTTCACTCATTATTACTGCTTTTTCTAAAACCTCTGATGTTCGTTTGCAACTTACACCACTACTTGAAACTGACCAAGATAGCGAGTTGTTGTTAATTGATCTTGGCTTTGGAAAAAATAGAATGGGTGGCTCTTGCTTGGCACAAGTTTATAACCAAGTCGGTAAAGATGCACCTAATCTTGATGATGCCTCTGTGTTTAAGAGTTTCTTTATCGCAATTAATCAACTCAATAAAGACGCTCTAATCAGTGCTTATCATGACAGAAGTGATGGTGGCATTATCATCACTTTAATGGAAATGGCATTTGCTTCACATTGTGGCTTAGACATTACTTCTAATGGTGGCATTGAAGAGTTATTTAATGAAGAGTTAGGCTGCGTTATTCAAGTTAAAACACAAAACAAACAAGCCGTTATTGATGCTTTAAACCACGTTGGATTGTCAAGCTGCACACGAAAAATTGCCTCGATTAATCACACTGACACAATTGAAATCATTTCAAATAATAAAATTATTTACACTAAATCAAGGACCGAACTACAATCCTTATGGTCAACTACCTCATTTGAAATCGCTAAGTTAAGAGACAATCCGGATTGCGCTAAAGAAGAGTTTAATAACATTAGTGACAATACATCAGGCATCAAAATTGATTTAAGTTTCGATATAAATCAGTCTGTATCAGCGCCTTATATCAAAACCTCAACCAAACCAAAGATCGCCATTCTAAGAGAACAAGGAATTAATGGACAAATAGAAATGGGCGCTGCATTCACCAAAGCTGAATTTGATGCCATTGACGTACACATGAGTGATATTTTATCTGGCAAAATATCTTTGACTGGCTTTAAAGGCTTGGTAGCTTGTGGTGGTTTTTCCTATGGCGATGTGCTTGGTGCTGGTAGAGGCTGGGCAAGCTCTATTCTCTATAACGCACGTGCTAAAGACGAATTTGAGGCTTTTTTCAATCGTAATGATAGCTTTGCACTCGGGGTGTGTAATGGCTGCCAAATGATCTCCAATTTAACAGACATTATCCCTGGTAGTAAGCATTTCCCAATTTTTAAGCGCAACACTTCTGAGCAGTTTGAAGCGCGTTTTTCCTCAGCTCAAATCAAACAATCAAATTCAATTTTCTTAAAAGATATGGCAGGTTCAATCATGCCAATTGCCATTGCTCATGGCGAAGGTCGTGCAAGCTTTGCATCTCAAATGGATAAAAACCACTTAATCATGCAATATGTTGATCATGATGGCAAGCCAACACAAAACTATCCACACAATCCAAATGGCTCAGATTTTGCCACAGCAGGCGTTACTAATGAATCTGGGCAGATCACCATCATGATGCCACATCCAGAAAGGGTGTTCAGAGCGGTGCAAAACTCACACCATCCAAAAAAATGGCATGAGCGTAGCCCGTGGATGAGAATGTTTGAAAACGCTAGAGCTTGGGTTGATTAA
- the grxD gene encoding Grx4 family monothiol glutaredoxin translates to MDVMDRIQQQVDSAAVVLYMKGTPQFPQCGFSATATKTLASTGIEFAYVNIFEDQEVFQNLPAFADWPTFPQIYFNSELVGGGDIIVEMAKMGTLKGEMEKASEKFDAK, encoded by the coding sequence ATGGATGTAATGGACAGAATTCAACAGCAAGTAGACAGTGCAGCAGTTGTGCTTTATATGAAAGGCACACCTCAATTCCCACAGTGTGGTTTTTCTGCTACAGCGACAAAAACACTTGCCTCAACAGGTATTGAGTTTGCCTATGTTAATATTTTTGAAGATCAAGAAGTGTTTCAAAACTTGCCTGCATTTGCAGACTGGCCAACATTCCCTCAAATTTATTTCAACTCAGAGTTAGTGGGTGGTGGTGATATTATTGTTGAAATGGCTAAAATGGGTACTTTAAAAGGCGAAATGGAGAAAGCTAGCGAGAAGTTTGATGCCAAGTAG
- a CDS encoding class I SAM-dependent methyltransferase, whose product MFTKKDVPRLKQDLTIQTNLLGTNLTLKTRWGVFSPRSIDDGTELFMKHLKIANDDKCLDLGCGYGPIGLTVAKFCPQTEVHMVDKDFVAVELSNINAKLNHIDNAQAYLSDAFLNVNKRNYFDQILSNVPAKIGREQLSIILYDAHNALRSGGRITFVTINGLRHFIKDNFKSVFGNYKKLKQGQKYTISQAIK is encoded by the coding sequence ATGTTTACAAAAAAAGACGTTCCAAGATTAAAGCAAGATTTAACCATTCAAACAAATTTACTTGGGACTAATTTAACCCTAAAAACACGCTGGGGTGTATTTAGCCCTCGCTCTATTGATGATGGTACTGAGTTATTCATGAAGCATTTAAAAATTGCCAATGATGATAAGTGTCTTGATTTAGGCTGTGGTTATGGTCCTATTGGTTTAACAGTTGCTAAGTTTTGTCCACAAACAGAAGTACACATGGTGGATAAAGATTTTGTTGCCGTAGAATTGTCAAACATCAATGCTAAACTTAACCATATTGATAATGCTCAGGCTTATTTATCAGATGCGTTTTTAAATGTTAATAAAAGAAATTATTTTGATCAAATATTATCAAACGTACCCGCAAAAATAGGCAGAGAGCAACTCAGTATTATTTTGTATGATGCTCATAATGCGTTAAGATCAGGCGGTAGAATAACATTTGTAACCATTAACGGTTTGAGGCACTTTATTAAAGATAATTTTAAATCCGTATTTGGTAATTATAAAAAACTCAAACAAGGGCAAAAATACACCATTTCCCAAGCGATTAAATAG